GCGCTTGAGCGTTTCCTTGTGTTGAGCTTTAGTCGGCTTGCGCTCTGTGAGAAAATCCATGGCCTTTTCCTTCCCGGCCCGTCTGCCATGGCCTTCATCTACGCCGCTACTTCAGCGGCGATGGCTTCCACCATGGCTTCAAACTGGGCCAACGTGGATCCTTTGACCTGTATAGCGCCCGTGGGACATACGGCCACACAGGCTCCGCACCCGAGGCACAGGGCGGCAACCACCTCGGCGTGACGAACGGTTTGACCATTCCTTTGCCCTTCGACCCATCGAATGGCGCCTTCGCGAAGGCACGCTTCCAGGCATGCGCCGGTGCCCTCGCATTTTTGGGCATCGACTTCGGCCACAAAGGGATCCAAGGTCACGAAACCCTTGGACAGAAGCACCGCGGCCTTGGATGCGGCCGCGGAAGCGGCGTTACAGCATTCGCCGATATCCATGGGAGCTTGGCAAGTTCCGGCGAGCAGGATCCCTGTGGTGGCCATTTCAACGGGGCGCAGTTTGGGATGGACTTCCAGCAGGAACCGATCGGCTCCAACGGGAAGTTTCATTAAATGCACCAGGTCGCCGATGTCGGACGGCTCCATACCCACGGCGAGCACCACGAGATCGACCGGAACATGCACCTCCTCGCCAAAAGTCAACGTGTCCTGAACGCTCACGGTGAGCGGGAAACCGCCCGGGCCGTCAAAGGGCTGCACCTGAGGCGGGTTTTCCGGTTCAAATCGAAAAAACAACACCTTGTTCTTGGCCGCGTGCTGGTAAATTTCTTCCTGTCCTCGCCCGTAGGTTCGAATGTCCCTGTAAAAGTCAAACACGTGAGTTTGGGGAAAGCGTTCCCGCACCTGTGCGGCGGCAAAGAGGGTCGCTGCGCAGCATGTTCGTGAACAGTACTCGTTGAGGTGTCCTGAGGGTCCTTCTTCGTGAAGGCCTGGAATTTGACGGCTTCCAACACAATGGATCATTGCCATACTGCGAATGGGGCGCCCGTCGATGGTGAGCGTCGAGCCTTTCTGAGGGGCTGTATCTCGAAGGGCTTCGATAAACTGGGGAAGCGTGAGGACTTCTCGATAAACGCCGTAGCCGTATTCTCCGTGTTTTGGGACGTATGGCCGAAACCCTGTGGCCAGCACCACGGCACCGGTCTCCAAGCGAAACCTCTGGGGAGTTGACGGCACAGGCGCAATCAAGGCCCCTCGAGATGGCACAAACACAGGTTCCTTTGCCGTCCACGCCTCGTGCGCCCGCCGCAGCTCCTCATCGTTCGGTACCTCCGGGGGAACAATTTCCACGTCCAGGGAAAAGTTTCCCACATACCCATCAAAGCCCACGAGCCGAGCACAGGGATAAAACGTGATGGACGGATGCTGCATGATGCGCCGAGCCAAGGAGAGGATGAGGTCCGAGGCGGCCTCCCCCGTCGGTGCCACGCGATCTAGGGCGGCAGCACGGCCACCGACCCACGGAGTCTTTTCGATGCACGCCACGCTAAAGCCTCGGTCTGCCAGATCCAAGGCGGCACGCATGCCTGCCATGCCGGCGCCGATGACCGTGACGTGCTGCCGTGCCTCCACACGCAAGGGATCCAAAGGCTGCAGAAGCCGTGCTTTGGCTGTGGCGGCGGCAATCAAGGTTAAGGCCTTTTGCGTGGCGGCGTCTCCATGATGCACCCAACTCACCTGTTCCCGAATGTTGGCATGCTCATACATGTAGGGATTGACTCCCGCCCGTTCCAAGACCCGGCGAAAAGTCGTCTCATGCAGGCTCGGGGAACAGGACGCCACCACGACGCGGTCCACCACGCCCTTTTGGAGATCTTCCAGAATCATTGCCTGGCCCGGGTCGGAGCACATGAACATATTGCGGCGAACAGCCGCCACGCCGGGAAGATGCTCAGCCTTGTCCGCCAGGCTTTCCACATCCACATGGTCGGAAATGTTGCCGCCGCAGTGGCAAATGTAAACACCCACTCGGGCTGTTTGGTCATTCCTTGCGGATGCTTCGGCTCGATTTTCCATTGAAAACACTCCTTAAGAGAGGATCACGCTGCCCAATTCAGGTCCCTTTTACGCTGGAGGAGGTAACTGGCAGCATGAGCTGCGGCCGCACTCGCCTCTGCAATGCTGTCCACAATATCCTTCGGCCCCAGGGCGGCTCCGGCCGCAAAGATGCCATCCACCCCGGTGATCGTGGGGGCGATCTTGGCGTAAGGACTCCGAAGAAAGCCGTCGCTTTCCGTCTCAAGAGGCGTTCGCCCCACCGGATTCCAACCGGGAAGTTTGCCCACGGACAAGACCACTAGGTCATGCCAGGCTGTGGTCACTCCATTGCCCATTTGGTCTTCGTAGCGTACCGCCACGGATCCGTTTTCTGCTCCTTCTATCCACGCGACCTTGGCTTTCACGAAATGAATGCCCATAGCCTGAGCGTTTTGAAAAAACTGCTCATAGTTCTTTCCAAAAGCACGAATATCCATGTAATAGATGGTGATGTCGGCTAGAGGCAGGGCTCCAGAGAGGAGCATGGCCTGCTTGATGGCATACATGCAGCACACTCGAGAACAGTAGGAAACGCCAAGGCTCTTGTCCCGAGAACCGACACACTGCACAAAGGCGATGGAGTCGGGTTCCATGCCGTCCGAAGGACGGAGCACCCGGTTATACGGCCCGTGAGGTGCCAAGAGGCGCTCCATCTGCAAAGCGGTGATCACGTTGGGAACGGTGCCCTGGCCATACTGAGGCTTGTCTTCCAAAGGCATGGTGGAAAATCCGGTGGCCACGATGACGGCGAGGACCTCCAGGACCACAGGGTCCGGTTCCTGATCGTAGCACACGGCATCCGTCGGGCATACCGTGGCACACGAGCCGCAAAGCATGCAGTGCTCCGCGTCCAGAACGGCTATTTGAGGCACTGCGTTGGAAAACGGCACACGGATGGCCTTGCGCGCCGCAAAACCACCCTGATTTTCGTCAGGCACGTACACCGGGCAGTGATACTCACATTGGCGACAGCCAATGCATCGGTTTTCGTCCACGTAGCGGGGCTTTTTTAGAATCCGTGCTTCAAAGGTTCCCGATCCGTTGGGGTGCAGGGATTCCAGTTCACAAAAGGTAAAAAGCCTAATGTTCTTATGATGGGCCGCTGCGGCCATCTTGGGTGTCGTGATACAACTGGCGCAATCCAACGTGGGAAACACCTTGGAAAGGCGAATCATGGTGCCACCGATGGAGGCGTCCTTTTCCACCACCGCCACCGTGTAGTCTTGATCCGCCAGGTCCAAAGCCGCCTGCAGACCGGCAATACCGCCTCCCACCACGAGCGCGTCAAAGCGCAGCGTCTCACGCGATGTCATGATTCACCTCATTCAAGCGGTCACCGCTTTGAGCCCCTTTTCAGAAGGGTTCGCCATCGTCTGCTCACGGCCCGGAGGTCCCAGCTCGCGAACTAGATCGTTCATTTGCTGGACCTCATTAAGAAAGGCTCGAGTGCACACCGTGCAGATGGATGTGAGCCGAAGACGGCGAATGTCCAAACCCCGTTCTTTCATGAGCTGATAGACGCGATCGATGCGCTTAGCTAAAGCTTCGTAGGCCCCCTCGTAGGGACATTCCACGCCGCAACTCATGATGAGAATGCCCGCAATGCCCTTATCAAAGCACTTGAGGTAGAAGCTCTCCGGGAACATGACGGGCGCTTTTACCTTGATAATGTAAGTGTTGGGCGGATAGTTCATGTGCGCCTGCCCGACGGCGTCGGCCCCCGGGTAGGCGCAACTTTCCGTCGCCAGAATCAAAATTTTGCCGGAAAAAGGGGCAGCATTCATTGGGTTTCCTTGCTTATTTCTTGCGGCGAACGAAAATGCGCTCGTAACCAGCCGCGCTTAAATGACCCAGATATTCATGGCCCACCTTCTTGGCCCACACGGGAATGTCGTTCTTGGTGCCGGGATCGCTGGAAAGAATTTCCAAAACCTCGCCGACTTTAACTTTGCCAATAGCTTTCTTGGCTTCCAACAAAGGCCCCGGACAGGCGCTTCCTCGCGCATCGACCACAGAAGCCACTTGCAACGTGTTCAAATCTACTGTAGACATAAAATACTCCTTTCTTATCGTGGAATTTTTTGGGTTACCCAATCGACTCGACCTAACAACCGCTATCGTTTCCAGGCAAACCCTATGCCAGGAAACACCTTGGTCACACAAAGGCTGGAATTCCCGCATCGGGGCGGGCCGACAACGATGCTTGAGCCGGCCGGCCATGCGGGTTTCGAAACGCAGCCGAACTTTTTTGGGCCTGAGCTTTCCCTGACAAGGACGCCTGCGGCGTTTTGTCGCGCGGCCGGCGAACGTTAAATATTTAACGCCCGTTTACATCAGAAGTTAACATCTGTTTACATATTCTTAACACATGCCGGGGTGACGCATCGACGAAGGGCCCGTGGAAACAGACGCCAAGCCCACCGGCCTTTGCCTTTCATTTTAAGAGGATTGTGGCGGGAACTTTGCATCAAGTTGCCTCGAAGTTCAACGGGTGCGGATTTGGTGAAAGCCTGTGTTTTGAAATGGCGAGACGCGCCGAGGAAAAAGATCACCCAAAGACAGAGGAGGAGGACGATGCAAAAACTATGTTTTGTCATTTCCATTGGGTTTGAGCGTTCGGGCAGTGCGACGCGGGCCATGCAGTTTGCAAGTCTGGCGGCGGCTGATGGCCATCACGTGGAAGTGTTTTTGATCGACGATGCCATTCATTGGGCTCAGATCGGCATGGCGGAAGGAATTCGTTCCTCTACGGGCGAACACATGAAAGATCTCTTGGATACCCTCATTGAACGAAAAGCCCCCATTCACGTATGTAAGGCCTGCGCGGACAAGCGTTTGATTTCTCCAGATGATCTTATTGAAGGTGCCGTCATCTCGCCAGCGCCTGTATTGGTGAAGATGATGACCGATCCCGAGTACAAGGTCTTCACGTTCTAAAAAAAGTGGAGTCCTTTAGGCGTTAGGCGACGGGAAGTGCAACATCCTTTTTCCGTAAACTTTATGCATGTCGGCGGGGCAGTGGCGCCACGCTAACCTTAACCCACGGTTTGGGCCCCATGGTGAAAAGGATCCTTGTCGCTTTTCGTTTTTCCAAATCCGGCCTAGAAGCTTTGAGAATGGCGGCCTATTTGGCCAGTGTCCATGGGGCGTGGTTGCATATTTTTCATGCGTTGGATTACAGGCTTGCGCATCCGCAAACGCCCGATGAACGCATACTGCAGATGACGCGAGAAATCGAGGAACGGTTTACCAGAGAATGTCGGCCGCTTCTTCAAGGGGTTTCGCGGTTTGGCTTTAACTGTTGGGAAGCGGACCCGGCTGTGGAGGTTGTGAAACTTGCCGAGGAGACGAGGGCGGATCTGGTGGTCGTGGGATGCCATCAAGTGGGTGACCGGCCAGGCATTACGCGCTTGGGAATGGTGGGGCTCACCATTGCCCAGACCGCCCCGTGCCCGGTCTTGCTGGTGCCATGTCCTCGTGAAGCGAAGGAGACGTTGAGTCCATGAATCGGCGAACGTTTTTGACATGGGCGGCTACGGGAGTTGCGTCGGCGGCGGTGGCTCCCTCGTCCGCGTGGCCGGGAGTGTCCCGAAGGGTTCCCGATGACCCTTACGGATGTCTGGTGGATCTTACTCGATGCGTGGGGTGTCGTAAGTGTGAACAGGCCTGCAACACCGTCAACAACCTTCCGGCGCCGAGCGTCCCATTTGACGACATGCTGGTCTTTGACTCACAACGCCGCCCCACACCGCAGTCCTTTACGGTTGTCAACCGATACCATACTGGAAAAGTGGACGACCGAAACCGGCTCGTGCCCACCTACGTCAAGGTTCAATGCATGCACTGCCAAGACCCGGCCTGTGTGTCGGCGTGCATTGTGGGCGCCCTGACCAAAAGGGACAACGGCGCCGTGCACTATGACGAATCCAAATGCAT
The Desulfosoma caldarium genome window above contains:
- a CDS encoding DsrE family protein; this translates as MQKLCFVISIGFERSGSATRAMQFASLAAADGHHVEVFLIDDAIHWAQIGMAEGIRSSTGEHMKDLLDTLIERKAPIHVCKACADKRLISPDDLIEGAVISPAPVLVKMMTDPEYKVFTF
- a CDS encoding hydrogenase iron-sulfur subunit, yielding MNAAPFSGKILILATESCAYPGADAVGQAHMNYPPNTYIIKVKAPVMFPESFYLKCFDKGIAGILIMSCGVECPYEGAYEALAKRIDRVYQLMKERGLDIRRLRLTSICTVCTRAFLNEVQQMNDLVRELGPPGREQTMANPSEKGLKAVTA
- a CDS encoding universal stress protein — encoded protein: MVKRILVAFRFSKSGLEALRMAAYLASVHGAWLHIFHALDYRLAHPQTPDERILQMTREIEERFTRECRPLLQGVSRFGFNCWEADPAVEVVKLAEETRADLVVVGCHQVGDRPGITRLGMVGLTIAQTAPCPVLLVPCPREAKETLSP
- a CDS encoding CoB--CoM heterodisulfide reductase iron-sulfur subunit A family protein, encoding MENRAEASARNDQTARVGVYICHCGGNISDHVDVESLADKAEHLPGVAAVRRNMFMCSDPGQAMILEDLQKGVVDRVVVASCSPSLHETTFRRVLERAGVNPYMYEHANIREQVSWVHHGDAATQKALTLIAAATAKARLLQPLDPLRVEARQHVTVIGAGMAGMRAALDLADRGFSVACIEKTPWVGGRAAALDRVAPTGEAASDLILSLARRIMQHPSITFYPCARLVGFDGYVGNFSLDVEIVPPEVPNDEELRRAHEAWTAKEPVFVPSRGALIAPVPSTPQRFRLETGAVVLATGFRPYVPKHGEYGYGVYREVLTLPQFIEALRDTAPQKGSTLTIDGRPIRSMAMIHCVGSRQIPGLHEEGPSGHLNEYCSRTCCAATLFAAAQVRERFPQTHVFDFYRDIRTYGRGQEEIYQHAAKNKVLFFRFEPENPPQVQPFDGPGGFPLTVSVQDTLTFGEEVHVPVDLVVLAVGMEPSDIGDLVHLMKLPVGADRFLLEVHPKLRPVEMATTGILLAGTCQAPMDIGECCNAASAAASKAAVLLSKGFVTLDPFVAEVDAQKCEGTGACLEACLREGAIRWVEGQRNGQTVRHAEVVAALCLGCGACVAVCPTGAIQVKGSTLAQFEAMVEAIAAEVAA
- a CDS encoding CoB--CoM heterodisulfide reductase iron-sulfur subunit A family protein; protein product: MTSRETLRFDALVVGGGIAGLQAALDLADQDYTVAVVEKDASIGGTMIRLSKVFPTLDCASCITTPKMAAAAHHKNIRLFTFCELESLHPNGSGTFEARILKKPRYVDENRCIGCRQCEYHCPVYVPDENQGGFAARKAIRVPFSNAVPQIAVLDAEHCMLCGSCATVCPTDAVCYDQEPDPVVLEVLAVIVATGFSTMPLEDKPQYGQGTVPNVITALQMERLLAPHGPYNRVLRPSDGMEPDSIAFVQCVGSRDKSLGVSYCSRVCCMYAIKQAMLLSGALPLADITIYYMDIRAFGKNYEQFFQNAQAMGIHFVKAKVAWIEGAENGSVAVRYEDQMGNGVTTAWHDLVVLSVGKLPGWNPVGRTPLETESDGFLRSPYAKIAPTITGVDGIFAAGAALGPKDIVDSIAEASAAAAHAASYLLQRKRDLNWAA
- a CDS encoding sulfurtransferase TusA family protein; the protein is MSTVDLNTLQVASVVDARGSACPGPLLEAKKAIGKVKVGEVLEILSSDPGTKNDIPVWAKKVGHEYLGHLSAAGYERIFVRRKK